From Desulfuromonas soudanensis, the proteins below share one genomic window:
- a CDS encoding PAS domain S-box protein has protein sequence MLFAQSFFRPISRLVPIVFAVFLLLLSGGQGWGAAGGAQEVLILHSYDAALRWTADLDTGMQDTLNDSGLDLQIQVEYLDSKRNPGPDYITRVVEPTLRYKLAGRHFDLLLVSDNDAFDFALKYRDELFAGTPIVFSGVNGFQPYLLANHRGVTGVVTETAVHDTVELMVRLHPGAREILVIGSTVDAAGRSLDREIRPVVAESESRVRFSFCYDLTEAEAFERLGALGAESLVILSAPLREDSGRRLSYVESVRLVRQASAVPVYGYWDFLIGNGIVGGKVLVARAVGEVAAALGVRILRGEEASAIPIAVTRPALYMFDDQELRRFAISPALLPRNSLILNRPTTYYSLHKWQVWGALGVLIVLASLALAMIWNRARRRAAEKALKEKNSLLQTIIDALPAPIFYKDEQGLYLGCNEAFETYLGRHRGEIVGHSVRDVAPSELAAVYEEADRALMASGGVQHYETTVVGSDGVPKELLVHKAVFTRPDGTAAGLVGAMVDIGERKALLAAARLDQERLLTVLDSFDSIIYVSDMESREILFDNRYARETVGEMAGNTCWRTLQSGESCPCGHCPNDKLLGPDGEPTGVYQWESPTTFDGRYYEIRDRAIRWIDGRMVRLEIATDVTERRLAQMAFAEQREFAENLVQNTTVPTFVLGVDHKVLLWNRACEELTGVSAESLLGTEKGWQAFYPEEHPLLADLVLDGRDAEISSFYPSGGPSQAITAGLQAEGWYPDLNGRERYISFNSAPIRNARGEVIAAIETVEDITERKRGEEELQRSRNFYLTLFEAFPSMIWRGDAGGGRNYFNRTWLAFTGRSLVDQSGDGWHGGIHPEDRDRVLAEQRKAFAVRQPLSQEYRLRRQDGSWRWVLDMAHPFSDLDNDFKGYIGHCIDITERKASEDQVRKLSLVVEQSPLSVVVTDVAGTIEYVNASFTRLTGYASEDVLGKTPRILKSEETPPQVLKDLWKTIAAGKEWRGTLRNRRKGGGGYWEAQTVAPLKDEKGVITHFIAFKEDITERKDHERQLEALGRITDALRAARGSADMYPIILEHLLDLVALEGACLLIRDSKSDSVKVEITRGVCPWRKGNIEIRSTVIPQVFKEGVPYMNLQQEPGPGVGPGDESAGSGTLIVLPLNAYGETNCAICVGRSGAIPEREISLLFFIANLAASAIRRAMLHEQMERQLQRLSALRTVDMAIAGSLDLRLTLNILLEQILTHLKIDAAAVLLYHPTRGLLECAASKGFHTDRIEKTSLKIGEGAAGAAIYERSRVSIDDLGLPGGALHGSALVTAEKFVSYHCFPLIARGEVKGVLEVFHRSPLQPDGEWFDFFESLSMPAAIAIETATLFSKYQRSNADLVLSYDKTIEGWSRALDLRDKETEGHSLRVTDMATRLAQAMGMEDEDLLHIRRGALLHDIGKVGIPDAILLKPGPLSDEEWVIMKKHPTLAFELLSPIAYLRPALDVPYGHHEKWDGSGYPRGLKGEQIPLAARIFAVVDVWDALRSDRPYRNAWPEERVRGIIAEESGTHFDPRVAETFLAMDWSRG, from the coding sequence ATGCTATTTGCTCAATCCTTCTTCCGTCCTATCTCACGGCTCGTCCCGATCGTCTTTGCCGTTTTCCTCCTCCTTCTTTCCGGGGGGCAGGGGTGGGGGGCGGCCGGGGGGGCGCAGGAGGTTCTGATCCTGCACTCCTACGATGCGGCCCTGCGCTGGACGGCCGATCTCGACACCGGCATGCAGGATACCCTCAACGATTCGGGGCTCGATCTGCAGATCCAGGTCGAGTATCTCGACAGCAAACGCAACCCCGGCCCCGACTACATCACCCGGGTGGTGGAGCCGACCCTGCGTTACAAACTGGCCGGACGGCATTTCGATCTGCTGCTCGTTTCCGACAACGATGCCTTTGACTTTGCTCTCAAATACCGGGACGAGCTCTTTGCCGGGACCCCCATCGTCTTCTCCGGCGTCAACGGCTTTCAACCCTACCTGCTCGCCAATCACCGGGGGGTGACCGGCGTCGTCACCGAGACGGCGGTGCACGACACGGTGGAGCTGATGGTGCGCCTTCATCCCGGGGCTCGGGAGATCCTGGTGATCGGCAGTACGGTCGACGCGGCCGGGCGGAGTCTCGACAGGGAAATCCGCCCTGTGGTGGCCGAGTCCGAGTCCCGGGTCAGGTTCTCTTTTTGCTACGATCTGACCGAGGCGGAGGCCTTCGAGCGCCTCGGCGCGCTGGGGGCGGAGAGTCTGGTGATCCTCTCGGCTCCCCTCCGGGAGGACTCCGGACGGCGTCTCTCCTACGTCGAGAGCGTCCGGCTGGTACGACAGGCGTCTGCCGTGCCGGTGTACGGGTACTGGGATTTCCTCATCGGCAACGGCATCGTCGGCGGCAAGGTCCTCGTGGCACGCGCCGTCGGTGAGGTCGCCGCCGCTCTCGGGGTACGCATCCTGCGCGGCGAGGAGGCCTCGGCGATTCCCATCGCCGTCACCCGCCCCGCTCTCTACATGTTCGACGACCAGGAACTGCGGCGTTTCGCCATTTCCCCGGCCCTCCTCCCCCGAAACAGCCTGATCCTCAACCGTCCCACCACCTACTATTCCCTGCACAAATGGCAGGTCTGGGGCGCCCTGGGCGTTCTGATCGTTCTTGCCTCCCTGGCGCTGGCCATGATCTGGAACAGGGCGCGGCGGCGGGCGGCCGAAAAGGCGCTCAAGGAGAAAAACTCCCTGCTGCAGACCATTATCGATGCCCTGCCGGCGCCGATCTTCTACAAGGATGAGCAGGGACTCTATCTCGGCTGCAACGAGGCTTTCGAAACGTATCTCGGTCGACACCGCGGGGAGATTGTCGGTCACAGCGTCCGGGATGTGGCGCCTTCCGAGCTGGCCGCCGTCTATGAAGAGGCGGATCGGGCCCTGATGGCCAGCGGCGGAGTCCAGCACTACGAAACGACCGTGGTCGGTTCCGACGGTGTTCCGAAGGAGTTACTCGTCCACAAGGCTGTTTTTACCCGTCCCGACGGCACGGCTGCCGGTCTGGTCGGCGCCATGGTCGATATCGGCGAGCGCAAGGCCCTGCTGGCGGCGGCCCGACTGGACCAGGAGCGGCTCCTCACCGTCCTCGACAGCTTCGACTCGATCATCTATGTCTCGGACATGGAGTCCCGGGAGATCCTCTTCGACAACAGGTATGCCCGGGAGACCGTCGGCGAGATGGCCGGCAACACCTGCTGGCGGACCCTGCAGAGCGGCGAGTCCTGCCCCTGCGGCCATTGTCCCAACGACAAGCTTCTCGGTCCCGACGGCGAGCCGACGGGGGTTTACCAGTGGGAATCGCCCACCACCTTCGACGGCCGTTATTACGAGATCCGCGACCGGGCGATCCGCTGGATAGACGGTCGCATGGTGCGCCTGGAGATCGCCACCGACGTCACCGAACGCCGGCTGGCCCAGATGGCTTTCGCGGAGCAGCGGGAATTTGCCGAGAATCTGGTGCAGAACACCACCGTCCCGACCTTCGTCCTCGGCGTCGATCACAAGGTCCTCCTCTGGAACCGCGCCTGCGAGGAACTCACCGGGGTCTCTGCTGAATCGTTGCTCGGCACGGAGAAGGGGTGGCAGGCCTTTTATCCGGAAGAACATCCGCTGCTGGCCGATCTGGTCCTCGACGGCCGGGACGCCGAAATATCGTCCTTCTACCCCTCCGGAGGCCCTTCCCAGGCGATCACGGCCGGGCTGCAGGCCGAGGGGTGGTACCCGGACCTCAACGGCCGCGAGCGCTACATCTCCTTCAACTCGGCGCCGATCCGGAATGCCCGGGGGGAAGTCATCGCCGCCATCGAGACCGTGGAGGACATCACCGAGCGCAAAAGAGGGGAAGAGGAGCTGCAGCGATCGCGGAACTTCTACCTGACCCTCTTCGAGGCCTTCCCCTCCATGATCTGGCGGGGCGACGCTGGAGGAGGCCGCAACTATTTCAACCGGACCTGGCTCGCCTTCACCGGCCGGTCGCTGGTCGACCAGAGCGGCGACGGCTGGCACGGGGGGATTCATCCCGAGGACCGGGATCGCGTCCTGGCCGAGCAGCGGAAAGCCTTCGCCGTCCGGCAGCCGCTCTCGCAGGAGTACCGGCTCCGCCGCCAGGATGGATCCTGGCGCTGGGTCCTCGATATGGCCCACCCCTTCTCCGATCTGGACAACGACTTCAAGGGATATATCGGCCACTGCATCGACATCACCGAACGCAAGGCATCGGAGGATCAGGTCCGCAAACTCTCGCTGGTGGTGGAGCAGAGCCCCCTGTCGGTGGTCGTGACCGATGTCGCCGGGACGATCGAGTACGTCAACGCGAGTTTTACCCGGCTGACCGGGTATGCCTCCGAGGACGTTCTCGGGAAGACGCCGCGCATCCTCAAGTCCGAGGAGACGCCGCCGCAGGTTTTGAAGGATCTGTGGAAGACGATCGCCGCCGGAAAGGAATGGCGGGGAACCCTCCGCAACCGCAGGAAGGGGGGAGGGGGGTACTGGGAGGCGCAAACCGTCGCTCCCCTCAAGGACGAAAAGGGCGTCATCACCCACTTCATCGCCTTCAAGGAAGACATCACCGAACGCAAGGATCATGAACGGCAGCTCGAAGCCCTGGGCCGGATCACCGACGCCCTGCGCGCCGCCCGGGGGAGTGCCGACATGTATCCGATTATTCTCGAGCATCTCCTCGACCTGGTCGCTCTCGAAGGCGCCTGCCTGCTGATTCGAGACTCGAAGAGCGACTCGGTCAAAGTCGAGATCACCCGGGGGGTCTGCCCCTGGCGGAAGGGAAATATCGAGATCCGGAGTACTGTGATCCCCCAGGTGTTCAAGGAGGGGGTTCCCTATATGAATCTGCAGCAAGAGCCGGGGCCGGGGGTCGGTCCTGGGGATGAGAGCGCAGGGTCCGGCACCCTCATCGTTCTCCCCCTCAACGCCTACGGGGAGACGAACTGCGCCATCTGCGTCGGCCGCAGCGGAGCGATTCCCGAGCGGGAGATCAGCCTCCTCTTCTTTATCGCCAATCTTGCCGCCAGCGCCATTCGCCGGGCGATGCTCCACGAGCAGATGGAGCGGCAGCTGCAGCGTCTCTCGGCCCTGCGCACGGTGGACATGGCTATTGCCGGCAGCCTCGATCTGCGCCTGACCCTCAATATCCTCCTCGAACAGATCCTGACCCATCTGAAAATCGATGCCGCCGCGGTCCTCCTTTATCATCCGACCCGCGGCCTCCTCGAATGCGCCGCCAGCAAGGGGTTCCATACCGACCGCATCGAAAAGACCTCCCTGAAGATCGGAGAAGGGGCGGCCGGAGCCGCCATCTACGAGCGCTCGCGGGTCAGCATCGACGATCTCGGACTCCCCGGCGGGGCGCTGCACGGCTCCGCTCTGGTCACCGCCGAAAAGTTCGTTTCCTACCACTGCTTCCCCCTGATCGCCCGCGGGGAGGTCAAGGGGGTGCTCGAAGTCTTCCATCGCTCGCCGCTGCAACCCGATGGGGAGTGGTTCGACTTCTTCGAGTCGCTGAGCATGCCGGCGGCGATCGCCATCGAAACCGCGACGCTCTTCAGCAAATACCAGCGCTCCAACGCCGACCTGGTCCTTTCCTACGACAAGACGATCGAGGGGTGGTCCCGGGCCCTCGACCTGCGGGACAAGGAGACCGAGGGGCACTCGCTGCGCGTCACCGACATGGCGACCCGCCTGGCCCAGGCGATGGGGATGGAGGACGAGGATCTCCTGCATATCCGCCGCGGCGCGCTCCTGCACGATATCGGCAAGGTGGGGATCCCCGATGCCATCCTCCTCAAGCCCGGCCCCTTGAGCGACGAGGAATGGGTGATCATGAAAAAGCACCCGACCCTGGCCTTCGAGCTCCTGTCGCCGATCGCCTATCTGCGCCCGGCCCTCGACGTCCCCTACGGTCACCATGAAAAGTGGGACGGCAGCGGCTATCCCCGGGGGCTCAAGGGAGAGCAGATCCCCCTGGCGGCGCGGATCTTTGCCGTCGTCGACGTCTGGGACGCCCTCCGTTCCGACCGCCCCTATCGCAACGCCTGGCCCGAGGAGCGGGTGCGGGGTATCATCGCCGAGGAGAGCGGCACCCATTTCGATCCCCGGGTCGCCGAGACCTTCCTCGCCATGGATTGGAGCCGGGGATAA
- a CDS encoding SDR family oxidoreductase encodes MKKSTESTPAKDQRPVLILGASGYIGGRLIPLLLAAGYPVRAMARSPGKLKGRPWSGHPRLEIVRGDVFDRDSLLTAARGCRAAYYLVHSMNPRVADFAESDRRAAGNMAEIAGEAGLERLIYLSGLGDEDAGMSSHLQSRAEVARILAEGPVPVTVLRAAMIIGSGSASFEILRYLVDRLPAMVTPRWVSTPCQPIGVRNVLHYLTGCLEVPETAGETFDIGQEEIVTYRQLMEIYAEEAGLPKRLILPVPFLTPRLSSYWIHLVTPIPAALARPLAEGLSCPVVCRDLRIRDLIPQNLLDCRQAIRLALDRQQQEIETSWSDSGPLPPAEWAMTGDPGWAGGTVCDDSWRMVLDGTPEEIWPALAAIGGRTGWYYADWLWKVRGHLDRLVGGVGLSRGRRCAIDLRTGDALDFWRVIEAERPSLLLFGAEMKLPGEAVLAFRLHPLDDGSTELQQIARYLPRGLLGLLYWYAVSPFHRLVFTGMLRGIAKAAGKKIVTGPERMPAPK; translated from the coding sequence ATGAAAAAATCTACAGAAAGCACCCCGGCAAAAGACCAACGGCCGGTCCTCATTCTCGGCGCCAGCGGTTATATCGGCGGCCGCCTGATCCCCCTCCTGCTGGCCGCCGGCTACCCCGTCCGGGCGATGGCCCGCTCCCCGGGCAAGCTCAAGGGGCGCCCCTGGTCCGGCCATCCGCGCCTGGAAATCGTCCGCGGCGACGTCTTCGACCGGGACTCCCTTCTAACGGCGGCCCGCGGCTGCCGGGCGGCCTACTACCTGGTCCACTCCATGAATCCCAGGGTCGCCGATTTCGCCGAGAGCGACCGCCGGGCGGCCGGCAACATGGCCGAAATCGCCGGCGAAGCGGGGCTCGAGCGCCTGATCTATCTCAGCGGCCTCGGCGACGAGGACGCCGGAATGAGTTCGCACCTGCAGTCCCGTGCCGAGGTGGCCCGCATCCTCGCCGAAGGACCTGTGCCGGTCACCGTACTGCGGGCGGCGATGATCATCGGCTCGGGGAGCGCCTCCTTCGAGATCCTCCGCTACCTGGTGGACCGGTTGCCGGCCATGGTCACGCCCCGCTGGGTCTCCACCCCCTGCCAGCCGATCGGGGTGCGCAACGTCCTGCACTACCTCACCGGCTGCCTCGAGGTGCCGGAGACCGCCGGGGAAACCTTCGACATCGGCCAGGAAGAGATCGTCACCTACCGGCAGCTGATGGAGATCTACGCCGAAGAGGCCGGACTCCCGAAGCGCCTCATCCTGCCGGTCCCCTTTCTCACACCGCGCCTGAGTTCCTACTGGATTCACCTCGTCACCCCGATCCCCGCGGCCCTGGCCCGCCCCCTCGCCGAAGGCCTCAGTTGTCCGGTGGTCTGCCGGGATCTCCGCATCCGCGACCTCATCCCCCAAAACCTCCTCGACTGCCGCCAGGCGATCCGCCTCGCCCTCGACCGCCAGCAGCAGGAGATCGAGACCTCCTGGAGCGACTCGGGTCCCCTCCCCCCGGCCGAATGGGCGATGACCGGCGACCCCGGCTGGGCAGGGGGGACGGTCTGCGACGATTCCTGGCGGATGGTGCTGGACGGGACGCCCGAGGAGATCTGGCCGGCCCTGGCCGCCATCGGCGGGCGGACCGGCTGGTACTACGCCGACTGGCTGTGGAAAGTGCGCGGCCATCTCGACCGGCTGGTGGGCGGGGTCGGGCTCTCCCGGGGTCGGCGCTGTGCCATCGACCTGCGGACGGGCGACGCCCTCGACTTCTGGCGGGTGATCGAGGCCGAGCGGCCGTCTCTGCTCCTTTTCGGCGCCGAGATGAAGCTCCCCGGAGAGGCGGTCCTCGCCTTCCGCCTGCACCCTCTCGACGACGGGAGCACCGAACTGCAGCAGATCGCTCGCTATCTCCCCCGCGGCCTGCTCGGCCTCCTCTACTGGTACGCCGTTTCCCCCTTTCACCGCCTGGTCTTCACCGGAATGCTCCGCGGCATCGCAAAAGCCGCCGGTAAAAAGATCGTCACCGGCCCGGAACGGATGCCCGCTCCAAAATAA
- the ilvB gene encoding biosynthetic-type acetolactate synthase large subunit, which translates to MKTGAQILLECLKLEGVDTIFGYPGARTLLVHDALLDEPGINHILVRHEQGAAHAADGYARTTGKVGVCLTTSGPGATNLVTGIATAYMDSVPMVALTCQVTTRDIGNDSFQEADMIGITRPITKHSYLVTDVKDLARIVREAFFVARTRRPGPVLVDLPSDVLAAKIEAQIPGEVARRGYQEKPAVNLNQLKKAAAMINKAKRPLIYAGGGITLSGSAELLRSLAAAGTIPVTHTLMAIGVMDPASPLAVGMLGMYGAWYANKAVHDCDCLVALGARFDDRVTGRVDAFAPRAKIIHVDIDPASIRKVVKVDLPIVGDVREALEVMIPLIEKKDRSAWLQEIEDWKKQAPLPRPERPELVPHEIMEAISAVAGDAPIVASDVGLSQMWTANYLPFPGPRQYITSGGLGTMGYALPAAMGAALGNPGRPVFAINGDGAFQMNIQELATCSYYNLPVKTVVLNNGKLGMVRQFQKVFLKERYASTCIGNHVDFCMVARGFGVAAFKVVKKEDLAGVLEKAMAIDGPVVIDVDIDPDCYSFPMVPPGKKSVEAIFSPEEWQG; encoded by the coding sequence ATGAAGACCGGAGCTCAGATTCTGCTCGAATGCCTCAAGCTCGAAGGGGTCGACACCATCTTCGGCTACCCCGGCGCCCGGACGCTGCTGGTGCACGACGCCCTGCTCGATGAACCGGGGATCAATCACATCCTGGTGCGTCACGAGCAGGGGGCGGCCCATGCCGCCGATGGTTATGCCCGCACCACCGGCAAGGTCGGGGTCTGCCTGACCACCTCCGGTCCGGGGGCCACCAACCTGGTCACGGGGATCGCCACCGCCTACATGGATTCGGTGCCGATGGTCGCCCTGACCTGCCAGGTGACGACCCGCGATATCGGCAACGACTCCTTTCAGGAGGCGGACATGATCGGCATCACCCGGCCGATCACCAAGCACAGCTACCTGGTGACCGACGTCAAGGACCTGGCCCGAATCGTTCGCGAAGCCTTCTTCGTCGCCCGCACCCGCCGTCCCGGTCCGGTCCTGGTCGATCTCCCCAGCGACGTCCTGGCGGCGAAGATCGAGGCGCAGATCCCCGGTGAGGTGGCCCGTCGCGGCTATCAGGAGAAACCGGCCGTCAATCTCAACCAGCTCAAGAAGGCGGCGGCGATGATCAACAAGGCCAAGCGCCCCCTGATCTATGCCGGCGGCGGCATTACCCTCTCCGGGTCGGCGGAGCTGCTGCGGTCCCTGGCTGCGGCGGGGACTATCCCGGTGACCCACACCCTGATGGCCATCGGCGTCATGGATCCCGCTTCGCCCCTGGCCGTGGGGATGCTCGGCATGTACGGCGCCTGGTACGCCAACAAGGCGGTCCATGACTGCGACTGTCTGGTCGCCCTCGGCGCCCGTTTTGACGACCGCGTCACCGGCCGGGTCGATGCCTTTGCCCCCCGGGCGAAAATCATCCACGTCGACATCGACCCGGCGAGCATCCGCAAGGTGGTCAAGGTCGACCTCCCCATCGTCGGCGACGTGCGCGAGGCCCTCGAAGTCATGATTCCGCTGATCGAGAAGAAGGATCGCAGCGCCTGGCTGCAGGAGATCGAGGACTGGAAGAAACAGGCTCCCCTGCCGCGCCCCGAGCGTCCCGAACTCGTCCCCCACGAAATCATGGAGGCGATCTCCGCCGTCGCCGGAGATGCGCCGATCGTGGCCTCCGACGTCGGCCTCTCGCAGATGTGGACCGCCAACTATCTCCCCTTTCCCGGCCCCCGCCAGTACATCACCAGCGGCGGTCTCGGCACCATGGGGTACGCCCTGCCGGCGGCCATGGGCGCCGCTCTCGGCAACCCGGGGCGGCCGGTCTTCGCCATCAACGGCGACGGCGCCTTTCAGATGAACATCCAGGAGCTCGCCACCTGCTCCTACTACAACCTGCCGGTGAAGACGGTGGTTCTCAACAACGGCAAGCTCGGCATGGTTCGCCAGTTCCAGAAGGTCTTTCTCAAGGAGCGCTACGCCTCGACCTGCATCGGCAACCATGTGGACTTCTGCATGGTCGCCCGCGGCTTCGGGGTCGCCGCCTTCAAGGTCGTCAAAAAGGAGGATCTCGCCGGCGTTCTCGAAAAGGCGATGGCCATCGACGGGCCGGTGGTCATCGATGTCGACATCGATCCCGACTGCTATTCCTTCCCCATGGTTCCGCCGGGGAAAAAGTCCGTCGAGGCGATCTTCTCTCCGGAGGAGTGGCAGGGTTAA
- a CDS encoding TetR/AcrR family transcriptional regulator, which translates to MTQEKKDKRCAILQAALEIFAENGFHGSPTSMIAEKAGVGTGTLYRYFENKDDLIRELHKEMDLRAREVILTDYATTLPIPERFFKLFSNLIHYTTANPREFRFLEQFYNSPYGIAVRQARLQDPENLEADPFVALFGEAKKEGFIVNLPTEVLMALTAGPAFFLTRSKLAGFINLDEELIQNTIQALWKAIKR; encoded by the coding sequence ATGACCCAAGAGAAAAAAGATAAACGCTGCGCCATTCTTCAGGCGGCCCTCGAAATTTTTGCCGAGAATGGTTTTCACGGGTCACCCACCTCGATGATCGCCGAAAAGGCCGGAGTCGGCACCGGCACCCTCTACCGCTACTTCGAGAACAAGGACGACCTGATCCGGGAACTCCACAAGGAGATGGATCTCCGGGCCCGGGAAGTGATTCTCACCGATTACGCCACGACCCTTCCGATTCCCGAGCGTTTTTTCAAGCTTTTTTCCAACCTGATTCATTACACGACGGCGAACCCCCGCGAGTTTCGTTTTCTCGAGCAGTTCTACAATTCCCCCTATGGCATCGCCGTGCGCCAGGCTCGCCTGCAGGATCCCGAGAACCTTGAAGCCGATCCCTTTGTCGCTCTCTTCGGCGAGGCAAAAAAAGAGGGGTTCATCGTCAACCTCCCCACGGAAGTCCTCATGGCCCTGACCGCCGGTCCGGCGTTCTTTTTAACCCGCAGCAAACTGGCCGGATTTATCAATCTCGATGAAGAGCTGATTCAAAACACCATCCAGGCCCTGTGGAAGGCGATCAAGCGCTAA
- a CDS encoding efflux RND transporter periplasmic adaptor subunit: protein MESRQSNPELNKGRRGKILALVALALFAALAIGVTLFTHPAALAENKPASPPPRPATTVEVAEVIVAPGRREIASVGTLRANESIILRPEIGGRIARIHFAEGTQVKEGEPLVTLDRTVLQAQFDQIEASRALHLANYKRAEALLSDRAISERERDEAYAQWQLDEASVRLARAQLAKTVLKAPFSGTIGLRQVSVGDVVAPGQALVNLEDISRLKVELHLPGIQSSRIAVGQKLNLTTDSFPDMDFAAELYAIDPRFNEKGGSIAARALLDNRDGLLHPGQFVNSRLVVEEHEGALFIPEQAVIPQPGKMFVMKVVEAKAVLTPIEIGPRRDGLVEILTGLSAGDFVVTGGLQKIGDGSPVNAVKADPQMFAKVH, encoded by the coding sequence ATGGAATCGAGACAGTCAAATCCCGAGCTCAATAAGGGCCGGCGCGGAAAGATTCTCGCACTGGTGGCCCTGGCCCTTTTTGCCGCCCTCGCAATCGGCGTCACCCTCTTCACCCACCCGGCAGCCCTTGCCGAAAACAAACCGGCCTCCCCTCCGCCCCGCCCGGCAACGACCGTCGAGGTCGCCGAGGTGATCGTCGCTCCGGGTCGGCGCGAGATCGCCAGCGTCGGCACCCTGCGCGCCAACGAATCGATCATTCTCCGCCCCGAGATCGGCGGCCGCATTGCCCGCATCCACTTTGCCGAAGGGACGCAGGTCAAGGAGGGGGAGCCGCTCGTCACCCTCGACCGGACGGTACTGCAGGCCCAGTTCGACCAGATCGAGGCCTCCCGCGCCCTGCACCTGGCCAATTACAAACGGGCCGAGGCGTTGCTCTCCGACCGGGCCATTTCCGAGCGCGAGCGCGACGAGGCCTACGCTCAGTGGCAGCTCGACGAAGCCAGTGTCCGCCTGGCCCGGGCCCAGCTGGCCAAGACGGTGCTGAAGGCTCCCTTTTCCGGAACGATCGGCCTGCGCCAGGTCAGCGTCGGCGATGTCGTCGCCCCGGGCCAGGCTCTGGTCAATCTCGAGGACATCAGCCGTCTCAAGGTGGAGCTCCACCTCCCCGGGATACAATCGTCCCGCATTGCCGTCGGCCAGAAGCTGAACCTGACCACCGACTCCTTCCCGGACATGGATTTTGCCGCTGAACTCTACGCCATCGATCCCCGCTTCAACGAAAAAGGGGGGAGCATCGCCGCCCGCGCCCTCCTCGACAACCGCGACGGCCTGCTGCACCCGGGGCAGTTTGTCAACAGCCGCCTGGTGGTGGAAGAGCATGAGGGCGCCCTCTTTATCCCCGAGCAGGCGGTGATTCCCCAGCCCGGCAAGATGTTCGTGATGAAGGTGGTCGAGGCCAAGGCGGTGCTGACCCCCATCGAGATCGGGCCGCGGCGCGACGGTCTGGTGGAAATCCTCACCGGCCTTTCCGCCGGCGACTTCGTCGTCACCGGCGGCCTGCAGAAGATCGGCGACGGCAGCCCGGTCAATGCCGTAAAAGCCGATCCGCAGATGTTCGCCAAGGTCCATTAG